In Lactobacillus sp. PV012, one genomic interval encodes:
- a CDS encoding pyridoxal-dependent decarboxylase, whose translation MSAGRYWGQMNSDTLAPAMIAYSYAMLWNSNNVALESSMATSKMEAEVGEDFAKLFDYKDGWGHITHDGSMANLEGMWYARQFKSLPLAFKEVVPEKVEGMSEWELLNMSVEDVLKIMATLTPEQITEVKAHSSRSGKNIQKLGKFIVPYTKHYSWLKALDISGVGLDQMVQIPVKSDFRMDVDVLEQTIKDLAAKKIPILGVVAVVGTTEEGQIDEVDRIVKFRQEMEKQGVYFYLHVDAAYGGYGRALFKDENGNYVEYDQLADLLKEHDVFNYPVKISKHVYNAFKAIKEAESVTVDPHKMGYVPYAAGGIAIKHLAMRNAISYFAPYVFEKKTASLPDMLGSYIIGGSKAGATAAAVWAAHRTLPLNVTGYGRLVGSSMEAAQRFRDFLSNLKFNVKGKTVSVYPLDNPDFNMVDWVLKVDGETDLAKTNALNEKVFDFSSFYDSHVYENRFLTSHTIFRKGTYGKSPVPFIEKMGFTEDEWNKVGEVTLLRAAIMTPYLNDDKLFDFYSKGIAKSMEKKLNEIL comes from the coding sequence ATGTCAGCTGGCCGTTATTGGGGCCAGATGAACTCTGATACCCTAGCTCCTGCAATGATTGCTTATAGTTATGCAATGCTTTGGAATTCAAACAATGTTGCCCTTGAATCTTCAATGGCTACTTCTAAGATGGAAGCAGAAGTTGGTGAAGACTTTGCAAAATTATTTGATTATAAAGATGGCTGGGGCCATATTACTCATGACGGTTCGATGGCAAATCTTGAAGGAATGTGGTATGCTCGTCAATTCAAATCTTTACCACTTGCTTTTAAGGAAGTAGTTCCCGAAAAAGTTGAAGGAATGAGCGAATGGGAATTACTTAATATGTCTGTTGAAGATGTATTAAAAATTATGGCTACTTTAACTCCAGAACAAATTACTGAAGTTAAGGCCCACTCTTCTAGAAGTGGTAAAAACATTCAAAAATTGGGTAAATTTATTGTTCCTTATACTAAACACTACTCTTGGTTAAAAGCACTTGATATTTCTGGTGTGGGTCTTGACCAAATGGTCCAAATTCCAGTTAAAAGTGATTTTAGGATGGACGTTGATGTCTTGGAACAAACCATCAAAGATTTAGCTGCTAAAAAGATTCCAATTTTAGGAGTAGTAGCAGTAGTTGGTACTACTGAAGAAGGTCAAATAGATGAAGTAGACCGAATTGTTAAATTCCGGCAAGAAATGGAAAAACAAGGTGTCTACTTCTACCTTCACGTTGATGCTGCATACGGTGGTTACGGTCGAGCTTTATTTAAAGATGAAAATGGCAATTATGTTGAATATGATCAACTAGCAGATTTATTAAAAGAACACGATGTCTTTAATTATCCTGTCAAGATTTCTAAGCATGTCTATAACGCTTTTAAAGCGATTAAAGAGGCAGAATCAGTTACAGTTGACCCTCATAAGATGGGTTATGTTCCATATGCAGCTGGTGGGATTGCAATTAAACACCTGGCAATGAGAAATGCCATTTCTTACTTTGCTCCATATGTTTTTGAAAAGAAAACCGCATCCCTACCAGATATGTTAGGTTCGTACATTATTGGTGGTTCCAAAGCAGGTGCTACTGCAGCTGCAGTTTGGGCCGCACACCGCACACTACCACTTAACGTAACTGGATATGGACGTTTAGTAGGTTCATCTATGGAAGCAGCCCAGAGATTTAGAGATTTCTTAAGTAATCTTAAATTCAATGTTAAAGGAAAAACAGTGAGTGTCTATCCTCTTGATAATCCAGATTTTAATATGGTGGATTGGGTATTGAAAGTTGATGGCGAAACTGATTTAGCAAAAACCAATGCCCTTAATGAAAAAGTATTTGATTTTTCTTCATTTTATGACAGTCATGTTTACGAAAATCGTTTCTTAACCTCACATACTATCTTTAGAAAAGGCACTTATGGCAAATCTCCTGTTCCATTTATTGAAAAGATGGGCTTTACTGAAGATGAATGGAATAAAGTTGGTGAAGTAACCCTTTTGAGAGCTGCTATTATGACACCTTACTTGAATGATGACAAACTCTTTGATTTCTATTCAAAAGGAATTGCAAAGTCAATGGAAAAGAAATTAAACGAAATTCTATAG
- a CDS encoding dihydrolipoyl dehydrogenase family protein: protein MKKYDYIILGTGPAGYALAKKLSAAGKSILAVEGGLFGGTCPNVGCEPKIFLEGTVHTALMTQQLVGHGLVQEAKIDWQELMQNKKKRFDSWPEETKAIFYKLGDVAEGYGKFVGSHTIEVNGEKYEGSKIIIATGAHPHKVHFPGDELTHTSTDVLSLDNLPKKTTIIGGGYIGMELGTFLAAAGSEVTILVRSDRVLRNFYHDYTVQLVDEMEKRNIHIRLFTEIATLEKTTNKKELIITTKDGSKIETNYVIDASGRQPNVERLNLDEVGIKYSQHGIEVDDHLETSIKGIYAMGDVTSQKLPKLTTVAESEADYLFNLLEQNINIPYYKPAIGTAAFTFPEIAQVGLNPEQAKLSSSQYKIEEHNLQGSSLYAGLNEKPAKLILVFDKHNKLVGASEISATAADDINNFVPIIGLGLTKEEWVKKVIPIYPALADKVGGFLK from the coding sequence ATGAAAAAATATGATTATATTATTTTAGGAACTGGTCCTGCAGGATATGCTCTAGCTAAGAAATTATCAGCAGCTGGTAAAAGTATTCTGGCTGTTGAAGGTGGTTTATTTGGTGGTACTTGTCCTAATGTAGGATGTGAGCCCAAAATCTTCTTAGAAGGGACGGTTCACACTGCATTAATGACGCAACAATTAGTGGGACACGGATTAGTACAAGAAGCTAAAATTGACTGGCAGGAATTAATGCAAAATAAAAAGAAACGCTTTGATTCTTGGCCTGAAGAAACAAAAGCTATTTTTTATAAACTAGGCGATGTAGCTGAAGGTTACGGAAAATTTGTTGGCAGTCATACTATTGAAGTTAATGGTGAAAAATATGAAGGCAGTAAAATAATTATTGCTACCGGAGCGCATCCTCACAAAGTTCATTTTCCTGGTGATGAGTTAACTCATACCTCTACAGATGTATTATCTTTAGATAATCTCCCTAAGAAAACAACAATTATTGGTGGTGGCTATATTGGTATGGAACTGGGAACTTTTTTAGCTGCAGCTGGTAGTGAGGTGACTATTTTAGTACGTTCAGATAGAGTCTTACGTAACTTTTATCATGATTATACTGTGCAACTCGTAGATGAAATGGAAAAAAGAAATATTCATATTCGTTTATTTACAGAGATAGCTACCCTAGAGAAGACGACAAATAAAAAAGAATTAATAATTACTACTAAAGATGGTTCAAAAATTGAAACGAATTATGTTATAGATGCTAGTGGACGACAACCTAACGTAGAAAGACTTAACTTAGATGAAGTGGGAATTAAGTATTCACAGCATGGAATTGAGGTAGATGATCACTTAGAGACTAGTATTAAAGGGATATATGCCATGGGGGATGTAACTAGCCAAAAACTTCCAAAATTAACCACTGTTGCTGAAAGTGAAGCTGACTATCTCTTTAATTTACTTGAACAAAATATCAATATTCCTTACTATAAGCCAGCCATTGGGACAGCAGCCTTTACTTTTCCTGAAATTGCCCAAGTAGGCCTTAATCCAGAGCAGGCTAAACTTTCTTCAAGTCAATATAAAATTGAAGAACATAATCTGCAAGGTAGTAGTCTTTATGCTGGACTTAATGAAAAGCCAGCAAAATTAATACTAGTGTTTGACAAACATAATAAATTAGTTGGAGCAAGTGAAATTTCAGCAACTGCTGCTGATGATATTAATAATTTTGTACCAATTATTGGACTAGGATTAACTAAAGAAGAATGGGTTAAAAAGGTTATCCCAATCTATCCAGCACTTGCTGATAAAGTTGGTGGTTTTCTGAAGTAA